In bacterium, one genomic interval encodes:
- a CDS encoding TspO/MBR family protein — translation LHSPGGALIEIVFLWLAILATIIAFAKISKPAARLLVPYILWVSFAAYLNYAIWALN, via the coding sequence GCTTGCACAGTCCCGGCGGTGCGCTTATTGAGATTGTGTTCCTTTGGCTCGCCATCCTTGCCACGATCATCGCTTTTGCAAAAATCTCCAAACCGGCCGCGCGGCTTCTGGTGCCCTACATTCTTTGGGTCAGTTTTGCCGCATACTTGAACTATGCCATTTGGGCGTTAAATTGA